A section of the Zavarzinella sp. genome encodes:
- a CDS encoding MoxR family ATPase, with protein MIPAATESAKELAAKGRQLATQVTQEIGRTVVGMDHVTHQLLIAMIAGGHVLLEGVPGVAKTTLSKAFARLLGCQFSRVQFTPDLLPSDVTGTSILDRTKNEFVLRKGPIFCQVLLADEINRAPAKTQSALLEAMQEMQVTVEGTTLRLPEPFLVLATQNPVEQEGVYRLPEAQLDRFLLKIEMGYPGHDAEVHMLKVHSHAIPEQQPIFNPDTIIQMQSVLNQVYGAEELLHYIVDLCEESRKHPDLLLGASPRAALCLLRSARARAVLEGRYYFTHEDVQEIAIPVLGHRLIMKPEAEVEGRSVADVVRDLLAAVPVLEVAA; from the coding sequence ATGATTCCAGCTGCAACTGAATCGGCCAAAGAACTGGCAGCGAAAGGACGTCAACTAGCAACACAGGTCACCCAGGAAATTGGGCGTACGGTTGTGGGTATGGACCACGTCACCCACCAGTTGCTCATCGCAATGATCGCAGGTGGGCATGTGCTTCTGGAAGGTGTCCCTGGGGTTGCCAAAACAACCCTCTCAAAAGCATTTGCTCGGTTGTTAGGGTGCCAGTTTTCACGCGTTCAGTTTACTCCAGACCTCTTACCTTCAGATGTCACCGGGACATCAATCCTCGATCGCACGAAAAACGAGTTTGTCCTGAGAAAAGGCCCAATTTTCTGTCAGGTGCTGCTTGCTGACGAGATTAACCGGGCACCTGCGAAAACTCAGTCGGCTTTGCTGGAAGCGATGCAGGAAATGCAGGTGACGGTGGAAGGCACCACTCTGCGATTACCAGAACCATTTCTGGTGCTGGCCACCCAGAACCCCGTTGAACAGGAAGGTGTGTACCGCTTGCCCGAAGCTCAGCTCGACCGATTTCTTTTGAAAATAGAAATGGGTTATCCCGGACATGATGCCGAAGTGCACATGCTGAAGGTGCACAGCCATGCGATTCCGGAACAGCAGCCAATTTTTAACCCCGACACCATTATTCAGATGCAGTCGGTGTTGAATCAGGTATATGGTGCAGAAGAATTACTGCACTACATTGTTGACTTGTGTGAAGAGAGCCGCAAACATCCTGATCTGCTGCTGGGTGCCAGCCCACGTGCTGCACTGTGTCTGTTGCGGTCCGCAAGAGCTCGGGCGGTATTGGAAGGTCGGTATTATTTCACCCACGAAGATGTACAGGAAATTGCCATCCCTGTCCTTGGCCACCGGCTGATCATGAAGCCTGAAGCAGAAGTGGAAGGCCGATCCGTTGCCGATGTGGTGAGGGATCTGCTGGCTGCGGTGCCTGTTCTGGAAGTTGCCGCATAA
- a CDS encoding DUF58 domain-containing protein yields the protein MLTKRGRNLLFFLLLFLFFGIIMTKKFGYGLFLIASISLGWFLLEWLQFLFQAVYVLPRLRIKRTIQDGDHHLPVLWSNLECDVVITINGASGHLPHLQVEEIVPQTLTIVDGKPVQLAALPKGGTFFLTYRVKHEAPGVMHFEGIRLKVIDHQGFFYRKKFHREPVEYLVLPRLAGYESNQRTGKRHNIFPPPGMHRLHRPGGGSELLDLRDYIPGDPPKTIAWKPSARKDKLITKEFETEIPLRVTLFLDASDAMRVGHPKKLPIHRLANLGTAVAEAANLRRDHVGLVTFHADGHAVVRPGRSRTHLMDLLRILAKMCGQTTPTSTVNDASLLAKFAYPVACDLYPDLMDPANNTLPRGMFWKPISDSNLRWVALLLLTPSVFMFFWLVTVFVTFSIDQVGPTIWTLKTLLPLFKDMGILGTLKLFAVISGIGNISAFLLWFVYGLTGFLQSHRTPLIYRKQLALLFAQLDQAPAGTELQYQWNDELFARRASRFLTDHRVRHPIRLHDDEGNYLYYQPSKLDHLCEQLNRAVGLARDNELFVIVVDLLEYGSNLSKLIKSVQVAIARRHQVIIIQPWSADIDLPQKQMSKQLPIPAEPALKYERYGLEAIHEQVMQDIDDLSSIAYVRVVRELGRVGATVVRADETEPIHLILTRLEKLRSGGRKW from the coding sequence ATGCTGACCAAACGTGGCAGAAATCTGCTCTTTTTTCTGTTACTCTTTCTCTTTTTCGGCATCATCATGACCAAAAAATTTGGTTATGGTCTCTTTCTGATTGCCAGTATCTCGCTGGGTTGGTTTCTGTTGGAATGGTTGCAATTTCTTTTTCAGGCGGTCTATGTACTGCCTCGCCTGAGAATCAAACGAACAATTCAGGATGGCGATCACCACCTGCCAGTGTTGTGGTCGAATCTGGAATGTGATGTGGTGATTACCATTAATGGTGCTTCTGGCCATTTGCCCCACCTGCAAGTGGAAGAGATTGTGCCGCAAACTCTGACGATAGTCGATGGTAAACCAGTTCAGTTGGCTGCACTGCCCAAAGGTGGAACATTCTTCCTGACTTATCGAGTGAAGCACGAAGCTCCCGGTGTGATGCACTTTGAAGGTATTCGTCTGAAAGTAATTGACCACCAGGGTTTCTTTTATCGCAAGAAGTTTCATCGCGAGCCAGTCGAGTATCTGGTGCTACCACGTTTAGCAGGTTACGAATCGAATCAACGCACTGGGAAACGCCACAACATTTTTCCGCCACCAGGGATGCACCGCCTGCACCGTCCCGGTGGTGGCAGCGAGTTACTGGATTTGCGGGATTACATTCCTGGCGACCCGCCTAAAACGATTGCCTGGAAGCCATCGGCACGCAAGGATAAGTTGATCACAAAAGAGTTCGAAACAGAAATCCCACTGCGTGTGACCCTCTTTCTGGATGCTTCCGATGCCATGCGAGTGGGCCACCCGAAAAAATTGCCGATCCATCGTTTAGCAAACCTGGGCACGGCAGTAGCAGAAGCGGCGAATTTGCGTCGGGATCATGTGGGTTTGGTGACTTTCCATGCTGATGGTCATGCTGTTGTGCGGCCTGGCCGGAGTCGCACACACCTGATGGATTTGTTGCGGATTCTGGCAAAAATGTGTGGGCAGACAACTCCCACCAGCACCGTGAACGATGCGAGCTTACTGGCAAAATTTGCCTATCCGGTTGCATGTGACCTGTACCCGGATCTGATGGATCCAGCCAACAATACCCTACCACGCGGGATGTTCTGGAAGCCAATTTCGGACAGCAATCTGCGGTGGGTGGCGTTGCTGCTGCTCACCCCATCAGTCTTCATGTTTTTCTGGCTTGTAACGGTTTTCGTTACATTCAGTATCGACCAGGTGGGCCCCACCATTTGGACATTGAAAACGTTATTGCCACTGTTTAAAGATATGGGTATCCTGGGCACCCTGAAGCTGTTTGCGGTGATCTCAGGAATTGGAAATATATCCGCGTTTCTGTTGTGGTTCGTTTATGGTCTGACGGGTTTTCTGCAGAGTCACCGTACGCCGCTGATCTATCGCAAACAACTGGCTTTGTTGTTTGCCCAGTTGGATCAGGCTCCAGCAGGGACAGAATTGCAATATCAGTGGAATGATGAACTGTTTGCACGACGAGCATCCCGATTTTTAACGGATCACCGCGTACGCCACCCAATCAGACTGCATGATGATGAAGGAAATTATCTCTACTACCAGCCTTCGAAATTGGACCATTTGTGCGAACAGCTAAACAGAGCAGTCGGCCTGGCAAGAGATAATGAATTATTTGTCATCGTGGTTGATTTACTGGAATATGGGTCCAATCTCTCAAAACTGATCAAATCAGTTCAGGTGGCAATCGCCCGGCGTCATCAGGTGATCATTATTCAACCCTGGTCAGCGGATATTGACCTGCCACAAAAGCAGATGTCAAAACAGCTGCCAATTCCCGCCGAACCTGCACTGAAATACGAACGCTACGGACTGGAAGCGATTCACGAGCAGGTTATGCAGGACATCGACGATTTGTCCAGTATTGCCTATGTGCGAGTTGTGCGTGAACTTGGCCGAGTGGGTGCCACGGTAGTGCGTGCAGATGAAACAGAACCGATTCACTTAATCCTCACACGACTGGAGAAATTACGTTCCGGTGGGAGGAAATGGTGA
- the rimO gene encoding 30S ribosomal protein S12 methylthiotransferase RimO, protein MAEKTFSFVSLGCPKNTVDSERMLGKLVQDGYKLVPDAMGADVVIINTCGFIESARQESLQVINEMLDRKRAGEFRSVVVAGCLAERQRDMLLETVPEVDQILGVFSREEIVQAVDRAHLNVVEQRSLFRPAPVRALEDTSRLRITPRHYAYLKISEGCDRLCTFCAIPKMRGKHITKPMEEVVREAKELAQDGVRELIIVAQDSTYYGMDLYGKTRLHELLQQLDQLDGIQWIRLLYAYPEHVTDALLSTLAKAKKIIPYVDMPLQHINDRVLKRMQRRVKRDSTVDLIQRWRKAVPGLTFRTTFIVGFPGETDSEFQELCDFVQESAFERAGVFTYSLESDTPAAKLDGHLTEEVKQERYHRLMEIQQQVAFAWSERQLNREIDVIIDGPDPEIPNYYQARSHADAPEIDGLIRLKGKNLRAGDLIRAKVTSADGYDLSARAIGNPF, encoded by the coding sequence ATGGCAGAAAAGACCTTTAGTTTCGTTAGTCTGGGGTGTCCCAAAAACACCGTCGATTCGGAACGGATGTTAGGAAAATTAGTTCAGGATGGCTACAAGCTGGTTCCCGATGCGATGGGAGCAGATGTAGTCATCATTAATACCTGTGGCTTCATTGAATCAGCACGGCAGGAATCTCTGCAGGTGATTAATGAAATGCTCGACCGCAAGCGAGCGGGTGAATTCCGCTCTGTGGTGGTGGCAGGCTGCCTGGCAGAACGACAGCGGGATATGTTGCTGGAAACCGTGCCGGAAGTGGATCAGATTCTTGGTGTCTTCAGTCGTGAAGAGATTGTACAGGCTGTAGACCGTGCCCACCTGAACGTGGTAGAACAACGCAGTCTTTTCCGGCCAGCACCGGTTCGTGCCTTAGAAGATACTTCCCGCCTGCGGATCACCCCACGTCATTATGCTTATCTGAAAATTTCAGAGGGCTGCGACCGCTTATGTACGTTCTGTGCAATACCAAAAATGCGTGGCAAGCATATTACCAAGCCGATGGAGGAAGTGGTTCGCGAAGCGAAAGAACTGGCGCAGGACGGAGTGCGGGAACTGATCATCGTGGCACAGGACAGCACCTACTATGGTATGGACCTGTATGGCAAAACGCGTTTGCATGAATTATTGCAACAGTTGGACCAATTAGATGGTATCCAATGGATACGCCTGCTCTATGCCTATCCAGAGCACGTCACTGATGCCTTGCTATCAACTCTGGCGAAAGCGAAAAAAATTATTCCCTATGTGGATATGCCATTACAGCACATTAATGATCGTGTGCTGAAGCGGATGCAACGCCGGGTAAAGCGGGATTCGACGGTCGACTTGATTCAGAGATGGCGAAAGGCGGTCCCCGGCTTAACATTCCGCACCACTTTTATCGTGGGATTCCCTGGTGAAACCGATTCCGAGTTCCAGGAATTGTGCGATTTTGTTCAGGAATCTGCTTTCGAACGTGCTGGTGTCTTCACTTATTCTCTCGAATCAGATACTCCCGCAGCCAAACTGGACGGCCATTTGACCGAAGAGGTGAAGCAGGAACGCTATCACCGACTGATGGAGATCCAGCAACAGGTCGCTTTTGCCTGGAGTGAACGTCAACTGAATCGTGAAATTGATGTGATCATCGATGGACCAGATCCTGAAATCCCCAATTATTATCAGGCGAGAAGTCACGCGGATGCACCGGAAATTGACGGCCTGATCCGACTAAAAGGCAAAAATCTGCGAGCTGGCGACCTGATCCGGGCCAAAGTTACTTCTGCCGATGGATACGATCTGTCAGCACGTGCAATTGGCAATCCTTTCTGA
- the pgsA gene encoding CDP-diacylglycerol--glycerol-3-phosphate 3-phosphatidyltransferase, which yields MASIWNFPNILTISRIPLSGVLFATIHYGYWQISLLLFALASFTDWLDGWWARKFNQLTVFGRTFDPLIDKIMVGGVFIFLIPVSAAKMAPWMVATIIGREILVTGIRGYVETLGKKFGADWFGKLKMLLQCILILLFLVLMAGKDFALFARLASSVFVVYEILLYITIAVTVLSGVQYCWKASKLVQGVEPFAK from the coding sequence ATGGCAAGTATCTGGAACTTCCCCAATATTCTGACCATCAGCCGAATCCCACTGAGTGGTGTGCTGTTTGCCACGATCCACTATGGTTATTGGCAGATCAGTTTGTTGCTGTTTGCACTGGCATCATTTACCGACTGGCTTGATGGCTGGTGGGCCAGAAAATTCAATCAACTGACTGTTTTCGGACGCACTTTTGACCCACTGATTGACAAAATCATGGTGGGTGGGGTGTTTATTTTTCTGATTCCAGTTTCTGCTGCCAAAATGGCACCCTGGATGGTGGCTACCATTATCGGTCGCGAGATTCTGGTCACTGGAATTCGTGGTTACGTGGAAACTCTGGGGAAAAAGTTTGGCGCTGACTGGTTCGGCAAACTCAAAATGCTGTTGCAATGTATTTTGATACTTTTATTCCTGGTATTGATGGCTGGCAAAGATTTCGCCCTGTTCGCACGCCTTGCCTCCAGTGTTTTTGTCGTTTACGAAATACTGCTGTACATCACCATTGCTGTCACGGTTCTCAGTGGAGTGCAGTATTGCTGGAAAGCCAGTAAACTGGTTCAGGGTGTGGAACCGTTTGCAAAATAA
- a CDS encoding transglutaminase-like domain-containing protein: MLNQFISTRMIKSTIVCSIFLNMVLTAHAQTLSKAIQLNPATTFEVTMTTKLVVPAGKQVSNLRVYHALPTVRPWQNRALKHGASSKYLLEPKSGKQQIHAATNSVYVLWQTPGTLKAGENLEFTTTMTIPSPKRSLNLLATPNNWKELLRTQADKTAVIDVKVKDKLHPDVVQIAKKLQANNSPAQTVTLLCDWIKTNLRYDASVRFNFDDIDSIMQNRCGHCGHQSSVLQQMTASLGIPYRTVWGLNLYAPDGVTSQLQKVRADYTNIHTWAEVYLPRIGWVEVDPGLGNACFEIPATLIQNNRWFQNYSVWFSENGIDKAHEWIPVSGGFRSDYQLEHIISYKQR; this comes from the coding sequence ATGCTCAATCAGTTCATTTCAACACGCATGATCAAAAGTACGATCGTCTGTTCTATTTTCCTGAACATGGTACTGACAGCCCACGCCCAAACATTATCAAAAGCAATTCAACTGAATCCGGCTACTACATTCGAAGTGACGATGACCACAAAGTTGGTTGTACCCGCAGGAAAACAAGTCAGTAACCTGCGAGTGTATCATGCACTGCCGACGGTGCGTCCCTGGCAGAATCGTGCGTTGAAGCACGGTGCGAGCAGCAAGTATCTGCTGGAGCCAAAAAGTGGTAAACAGCAGATTCATGCTGCCACAAACAGCGTTTACGTGTTATGGCAGACGCCTGGTACGTTGAAAGCAGGGGAAAATCTGGAATTTACAACAACCATGACGATTCCATCACCGAAAAGGTCGTTGAATCTGTTGGCGACACCAAACAACTGGAAAGAACTCCTCCGCACACAAGCTGACAAGACAGCGGTCATCGATGTCAAAGTGAAGGATAAACTTCATCCTGATGTTGTACAAATCGCCAAAAAGTTGCAGGCAAACAATTCACCGGCACAAACAGTCACCCTACTGTGTGACTGGATCAAAACCAATCTTCGTTATGATGCCAGCGTAAGGTTCAATTTTGATGATATTGACAGCATCATGCAAAACCGATGTGGGCACTGTGGGCACCAGTCATCCGTACTGCAACAGATGACCGCCAGCCTTGGGATTCCCTATCGCACTGTGTGGGGTTTGAATCTGTATGCTCCGGATGGTGTGACCAGCCAGCTTCAAAAAGTGAGAGCAGACTATACCAACATTCATACATGGGCCGAAGTCTATTTGCCACGGATTGGGTGGGTCGAGGTAGACCCCGGGCTGGGTAACGCCTGCTTCGAAATTCCTGCCACACTTATTCAGAATAATCGTTGGTTTCAAAATTATTCCGTCTGGTTTTCAGAGAACGGCATCGACAAAGCCCACGAATGGATTCCGGTTTCTGGTGGTTTTCGTTCAGATTATCAGCTCGAACATATCATCAGTTACAAACAACGATAA
- a CDS encoding DUF1549 domain-containing protein, with the protein MKKLIISHLLGSLRCFLLVGSTFWLSGGHIGAKERQGTTIVNTEITHTLETAKVLPAPLAPPEDLVRRIYLDLLGRIPTKEETVAFLEDSRTDRHHQLIDRLLQHPEMAFYWAGVLDRWLNPPIEEELPPARQEHLTYLFQALSENRPWDQISRELLDPDEGKTPGASYYLTSRLDGDRTAQLDSITVAVSSNFFGIQLACAKCHDHPFVTRWKQDHYYGLAAFFNTTVRGKKGNLNIVQDKPAKPLLFTGKRVGEKNASMLFLDNQQPKNPNTPNGRAELVQIAVSPENPFFRKSMVNKVWKQLFGIGLVEPVDQVHEENPATHPKLLEDLALHFSTSGFRIKDLIADMMHSEAYLRSSQWAGETRPKQELYPVSASKPLTENQFATSLSMVTGHYQAIAAKTKPVGNLDKTVAVRMQMERDRDYRKLVLRFQQDGSNFEATAAQALYLSYNETMQKWLRANRGNLLEQLKTIPENQKLVLDLYLHAYSRRPTPEETTLLVGLLSENKPNRETILTDILWAICSSSEFRFVR; encoded by the coding sequence ATGAAAAAATTAATAATCTCTCACTTATTAGGTTCTTTGCGGTGTTTCCTTCTTGTTGGCAGCACCTTCTGGCTGTCAGGCGGGCATATTGGTGCGAAAGAGCGACAAGGCACCACCATCGTCAATACAGAAATCACCCACACGTTGGAAACTGCGAAAGTACTGCCTGCTCCACTGGCCCCACCCGAAGATCTGGTGCGGCGAATTTACCTCGATTTGCTGGGTCGCATCCCCACCAAAGAAGAAACAGTTGCTTTTCTGGAAGATTCACGCACCGATCGGCACCACCAATTGATCGATCGCTTGTTGCAGCACCCAGAAATGGCATTTTACTGGGCAGGGGTCCTGGATCGCTGGCTCAACCCACCGATTGAAGAAGAACTACCACCCGCACGTCAGGAGCATCTAACATACCTGTTTCAGGCACTTTCAGAAAATCGTCCATGGGACCAGATTTCCCGCGAATTACTAGATCCTGATGAAGGGAAAACGCCAGGGGCTTCGTATTATCTGACCAGTCGGCTGGACGGTGATCGCACAGCCCAGCTTGATTCCATAACCGTTGCCGTATCCAGCAATTTTTTTGGCATTCAGCTCGCCTGTGCCAAATGCCACGATCATCCATTCGTAACGCGCTGGAAACAGGACCATTATTACGGTCTGGCAGCATTTTTTAACACCACCGTGCGTGGGAAGAAAGGCAATCTCAATATCGTGCAGGATAAACCAGCGAAGCCGTTGCTATTCACTGGCAAACGAGTGGGCGAAAAAAACGCTTCAATGCTCTTTCTGGACAATCAACAGCCAAAAAATCCCAATACACCCAACGGACGGGCGGAACTTGTACAAATTGCGGTTTCTCCAGAAAATCCATTCTTTCGCAAGTCCATGGTCAACAAAGTCTGGAAGCAACTGTTTGGGATTGGCCTGGTGGAGCCTGTGGATCAGGTACATGAAGAGAACCCTGCCACCCACCCGAAATTGCTGGAGGATCTCGCACTGCACTTCTCCACAAGCGGTTTTCGTATCAAAGATCTGATTGCTGATATGATGCATTCAGAAGCCTACTTGCGAAGTAGCCAATGGGCAGGTGAAACACGTCCAAAACAAGAACTTTATCCTGTTTCTGCCAGCAAACCACTGACAGAAAATCAGTTCGCCACGTCATTGTCGATGGTGACGGGCCACTATCAGGCAATCGCTGCGAAAACCAAACCTGTGGGTAATTTGGATAAGACAGTCGCGGTGCGTATGCAGATGGAACGCGACAGAGATTATCGAAAACTGGTGCTTCGCTTTCAACAGGATGGCAGTAACTTTGAGGCAACGGCAGCCCAGGCTCTCTACCTGAGTTACAATGAAACGATGCAAAAATGGCTTCGGGCAAACCGTGGAAATTTGTTGGAGCAACTCAAAACCATACCTGAGAATCAGAAACTCGTGCTGGATCTTTACCTGCATGCCTACAGTCGCCGACCAACACCAGAGGAAACCACATTACTGGTGGGTCTGTTATCAGAGAACAAGCCCAACAGGGAAACAATTCTCACCGATATTCTCTGGGCAATCTGTTCCTCATCCGAATTTCGATTTGTTCGATAA
- a CDS encoding DUF1501 domain-containing protein: protein MLKKSPKSLFSEHLSRRSILQGSLLAGGMAFGGFGSLFGTANAQEAKKKSKNVILLFMSGGPSQFETWDPKTGAPTGGPHLNIQTTIPSYRMDEYMPNLARLADKMAIIRSMTSELGDHMEAHYFAQTGLPPINVFASPPHWLSVCAQQRPAEDRLPTYVMLGQQSGGNLANPGPGFLGPKYQALVCPGGGKGPQDLPQVIGDADRLKFQQRNHLRVQLSKTFDQHRQTGPIQQHHQSFATVNNLLSQNKLFDITEESASTLEKYGPSHFGKDCILARRLVENGVPFVRVMHQNGLAWDKHRRAFENQRYLTTEFDQAAGALIDDLIDRGLWDSTLVILMGEFGRTPTIQGQGPPGRNHWTKSWSMSMGGCGVKPGVVLGATNKIGTEITERPVTIPDLFSTFYTLLGINPKTELEFEDRPIPLVEDRTAKVIHEVIS, encoded by the coding sequence ATGCTGAAAAAATCACCTAAGTCCTTATTCAGTGAACACTTATCACGCCGCAGCATCCTCCAGGGCTCCCTGCTTGCCGGTGGGATGGCGTTTGGGGGCTTTGGTTCGCTGTTCGGCACTGCGAACGCACAGGAAGCAAAGAAAAAGTCCAAAAATGTCATTTTGCTTTTCATGAGTGGTGGGCCAAGCCAGTTTGAAACATGGGATCCCAAAACGGGTGCTCCCACTGGTGGACCACACTTGAACATTCAGACAACCATCCCAAGCTATCGCATGGACGAGTATATGCCAAATCTTGCCCGCCTTGCGGACAAAATGGCAATTATTCGTTCCATGACCAGCGAACTGGGTGATCACATGGAAGCCCATTATTTCGCACAGACTGGCTTGCCACCGATAAACGTTTTTGCCAGCCCACCTCATTGGCTTTCTGTATGTGCACAGCAACGACCTGCCGAGGATCGATTGCCCACATATGTGATGCTTGGACAACAAAGTGGTGGGAACCTGGCCAATCCAGGACCTGGTTTTCTTGGCCCGAAATATCAGGCACTTGTTTGCCCAGGTGGGGGAAAAGGTCCCCAGGATCTTCCGCAGGTTATTGGCGATGCAGATCGGCTGAAGTTCCAGCAGCGTAATCACTTACGTGTACAACTCAGTAAAACATTCGATCAGCATCGACAAACAGGGCCTATCCAGCAACACCACCAGTCGTTTGCCACGGTGAACAACCTGTTATCGCAGAATAAGCTCTTCGATATTACAGAGGAATCTGCGTCCACATTGGAAAAATATGGCCCATCCCATTTTGGCAAGGACTGTATTCTGGCAAGGCGGCTGGTAGAAAATGGCGTTCCCTTCGTGCGGGTGATGCACCAGAACGGGCTTGCCTGGGATAAGCACCGGCGGGCATTTGAAAATCAGAGGTACCTGACTACCGAATTCGACCAGGCTGCTGGAGCATTGATCGATGATTTAATCGATCGCGGACTCTGGGATTCAACCCTGGTGATTTTGATGGGTGAATTCGGCCGCACCCCCACAATACAGGGACAAGGCCCACCCGGACGGAATCATTGGACGAAGAGTTGGTCGATGTCGATGGGCGGCTGTGGGGTCAAACCTGGTGTTGTGTTAGGTGCCACCAACAAAATAGGAACGGAAATTACTGAAAGACCCGTGACGATTCCTGATCTGTTCAGCACGTTTTACACATTGTTGGGTATTAATCCCAAAACAGAACTGGAGTTCGAAGATCGTCCCATTCCACTGGTGGAAGACCGCACTGCAAAAGTAATTCATGAGGTTATTTCCTGA
- a CDS encoding FAD-dependent oxidoreductase — translation MAKWPATTCHKRWARYYFFSHFEHCPHPMKPVYIVGGGLAGLAAAVELGKRKIPAILLESNSRLGGRAGSFFDSTSGEWLDNCQHVSMGCCTHFHDFCRTVGIEHYLQPQPKLYFMTKDSRVSEFSADHFPAPLHLARSFLKLHFLNWWEKLAVGRALLKLWLWPPQEDGNFLIWLQHHNQSERAIKRFWETVLISALNEQIDQVSTHYARKVFADSFFSSRKANQVFVPKVPLHELYGAEMQRWLQEHQIEIRLNQAVKKIHIRSGKFIGLELRDGEMQLGDHCISHPSASTTSPYIRRTYINQESSVTTEFAHNQRASVVSTADHFLSSRGAARYPQSVVVCQGFTPRTWPLLPGRHQCLRTIKNSGECWYRQTDHPGTKRNFSESLTRTSVTFKSDHGTSRHIFPHPGNRSVSAFRTDKRARLGSSW, via the coding sequence TATCGTGGGGGGTGGTCTGGCTGGGTTGGCAGCTGCAGTCGAACTGGGAAAGCGAAAAATCCCTGCGATTCTACTGGAATCCAACTCCCGCCTGGGTGGTAGAGCGGGCTCTTTTTTTGACAGCACTTCGGGTGAATGGCTGGATAACTGTCAGCACGTCAGCATGGGCTGTTGTACCCATTTTCATGATTTTTGCCGCACGGTAGGGATTGAACATTATCTTCAGCCACAACCAAAACTCTACTTTATGACTAAGGATAGTAGGGTTTCTGAATTTTCTGCAGATCACTTCCCCGCACCACTACATCTGGCACGCAGTTTTTTGAAGTTACATTTTCTCAATTGGTGGGAAAAGCTAGCAGTCGGGCGTGCTTTGCTGAAACTCTGGTTGTGGCCCCCTCAGGAAGATGGGAATTTTCTCATCTGGTTGCAGCACCACAATCAATCGGAACGTGCGATCAAACGTTTCTGGGAAACCGTACTGATCAGTGCGTTAAACGAACAGATCGATCAGGTGAGCACGCACTACGCACGGAAGGTGTTTGCTGATTCATTTTTCTCCAGTCGCAAAGCGAATCAGGTTTTCGTACCCAAGGTGCCGTTGCACGAGTTGTACGGTGCGGAAATGCAACGATGGTTGCAAGAGCATCAGATTGAAATTCGCCTGAATCAGGCGGTGAAAAAAATCCACATTCGTTCGGGAAAGTTCATTGGGCTGGAACTTCGAGATGGAGAGATGCAACTGGGCGATCACTGCATCAGCCATCCCAGTGCATCGACTACAAGCCCTTATATCAGAAGAACTTACATCAATCAAGAAAGTTCAGTCACTACAGAATTCGCCCATAACCAGCGTGCATCTGTGGTATCAACAGCCGATCACTTCCTATCCTCACGTGGTGCTGCTCGATACCCACAGTCAGTGGTTGTTTGCCAGGGGTTCACACCTCGAACTTGGCCACTATTACCAGGTCGTCATCAGTGCCTCAGAACAATTAAAAACTCTGGGGAGTGCTGGTATCGCCAAACTGATCATCCAGGAACTAAGCGAAATTTTTCCGAAAGCCTTACCCGAACAAGTGTTACGTTCAAAAGTGATCACGGAACATCACGCCACATTTTCCCCCACCCCGGGAATCGATCAGTGTCGGCCTTCCGCACAGACAAACGTGCAAGGCTTGGTTCTAGCTGGTGA